One Aegilops tauschii subsp. strangulata cultivar AL8/78 chromosome 7, Aet v6.0, whole genome shotgun sequence genomic window carries:
- the LOC109774164 gene encoding uncharacterized protein, protein MAVDQPTPSLSYDGPSGSAGFHAGFDGPPLSCGPPVHTGPTPSSSLLRTAEPYPHGGHAQTPPRFAKLAFATYNGAEDPLNWLNLCEQFFRGQRTLASDRTWVASYHLRGAAQTWYYALERDEGGMPPWERFREFCLLRFGLPIRGIRLAELGRLSFTSTVQDYTDRFQAWRGTRPA, encoded by the coding sequence ATGGCCGTGGACCAGCCGACGCCCTCCCTGTCATACGACGGGCCCTCCGGCTCCGCGGGTTTCCACGCTGGCTTCGACGGGCCACCGCTTTCATGCGGACCACCTGTGCACACCGGACCAACGCCCTCCTCTTCGCTGCTCCGTACTGCCGAGCCGTACCCTCATGGCGGTCATGCTCAGACACCGCCGCGCTTTGCCAAGCTCGCCTTCGCCACCTACAATGGCGCCGAGGACCCCCTCAACTGGCTCAACCTGTGCGAGCAGTTCTTCCGGGGGCAACGGACACTCGCGTCGGACCGCACCTGGGTCGCCTCTTATCACCTCCGCGGCGCCGCACAGACGTGGTACTACGCCCTCGAGCGGGACGAGGGCGGCATGCCCCCATGGGAGCGTTTTCGCGAGTTCTGCCTCCTTCGATTCGGACTGCCGATACGTGGGATCCGGTTGGCGGAGTTGGGCCGCCTTTCCTTCACCTCTACGGTGCAGGACTATACCGACCGCTTTCAGGCCTGGCGTGGCACGCGTCCAGCGTGA